The Tropicibacter oceani DNA segment TTGCCGCTGGGTTACCGCCAGGAAGACGGCGACTGGCTGGTAAAGATGAAAAAGGTGCGCAAACCGCGCGAGGAATTCGTGACCGAAGTCGCCTAGGGCTTGCCTGACAGGGGGCTCTTGGCTATAGAGCCCCCTGTCGAGAAGGCGAAAACGCCGCAAAACAGATGAGTCGAGCAGGGTCGGGCAACCTCCGGCCCTTGTTTGTTTTGCATCGCCCAAGGACCAAACCACAAGACCGGCGGAGACAACCGCATGGCCAGAAAACCGAAGTAAAAGGAAAAAGACGCCACATGGCAAATGCAACAATGGAAGAATTCGAAGCACTCCTGAACGAGAGCCTCGAAATGGACACCCCCGATGAGGGGACTGTCGTCAAAGGCAAGGTCATCGCGATCGAAGCGGGCCAGGCCATCATCGACGTCGGCTACAAGATGGAAGGCCGCGTTGATCTGAAAGAATTCGCAGAACCCGGTGAAGCTCCCAAGGTCGCAGTCGGCGACGAAGTGGAAGTGTACCTGCGCGCGGCTGAAAACGCCCGCGGCGAAGCTGTCATCTCGCGCGAGATGGCCCGCCGTGAAGAAGCCTGGGACCGCCTGGAAAAAGCATACGCAGACGACGCCCGCGTCGAAGGCGCGATCTTTGGCCGTGTCAAAGGCGGCTTTACCGTCGACCTCGGCGGTGCCGTTGCCTTCCTGCCCGGATCGCAAGTTGACGTGCGCCCCGTGCGCGACGCCGGCCCGCTCATGGGTCTCAAGCAGCCGTTCCAGATCCTCAAGATGGACCGTCGCCGTGGCAACATCGTTGTTTCGCGCCGTGCAATCCTTGAAGAATCGCGTGCCGAACAGCGTGCCGAAGTCATCGCCAACCTGACCGAAGGTCAGGCCGTTGACGGTGTGGTCAAGAACATCACCGAGTACGGCGCATTCGTCGACCTTGGCGGCGTCGATGGCCTGCTGCACGTGACCGACATGGCATGGCGCCGTGTGAACCACCCCTCCGAGATCCTCACGATCGGCGAGACGGTCAAGGTTCAGGTCATCAAGATCAACAAGGACACCCACCGTATCAGCCTGGGCATGAAGCAGCTGCAGGAAGATCCGTGGGATCTGGTTGGCGCCAAGTACCCGCTGGCTTCGGTCCACAAGGGTCGCGTCACCAACATCACCGATTACGGTGCCTTTGTTGAGCTCGAGCCCGGTGTCGAAGGTCTGGTCCACGTGTCCGAAATGTCCTGGACCAAGAAGAACGTGCACCCCGGCAAGATCGTTTCGACCAGCCAGGAAGTCGACGTCATGGTTCTGGAAATCGACGGCGCCAAGCGTCGCGTTTCCCTGGGCCTCAAGCAGACCCAGCGCAACCCGTGGGAAGTGTTTGCAGAAACCCACCCCGAGGGCACGCAGGTCGAAGGCGAAGTCAAGAACATCACCGAATTCGGTCTGTTCATCGGCCTCGAAGGCGAGATCGACGGCATGGTTCACCTTTCGGACCTGTCCTGGGATCAGCGCGGCGAAGAAGCCATCCAGGAATACCGCAAGGGCGACATCGTCCAGGCCGTGGTTTCCGAAGTCGACGTCGAGAAAGAGCGTATCTCGCTCTCGATCAAGGCTCTGGGTGGCGACAAGTTCGCTGACGCCGTTGGCGGCACCAAGCGCGGCTCGATCGTGACTGTCGAAGTCACCGCGATCGAAGACGGCGGCATCGAAGTGGAATACGAAGGCATGAAGTCCTTCATCCGCCGCTCCGATCTGTCGCGTGACCGCGCCGAGCAGCGCCCCGAGCGTTTCTCGGTCGGTGACAAGGTCGACGTGCGCGTCACCAACATCGACAGCAAGACCCGTCGTCTGGGCCTGTCGATCAAGGCACGCGAAATCGCAGAAGAGAAAGAGGCCGTCGAACAGTATGGCTCTTCCGCTTCGGGCGCATCGCTGGGCGACATCCTTGGCGCAGCCCTCAAGAGCGGCGACGAGTAATCGCAGCCTGAAGGCATGAAATCAGGGGCCCCGGACAGCGCTGTTCGGGGCCCTTTTCCTTGCGAATCGGAACATTCGCTCTGCGCTGCGGCAAATGTCCGAATGGGCGATGGCTGCGCAAAAACCTGCCAGCTATCCCTTTGGGTAGGCGCAAACTGCTGCAAATGATGGGTTTTCCGCCAAGTTGCAGGTTTCGCATTCGCATTTCGCCAAGTATAGTTTCCGGGTAACAAGCGTTTGGCAAAAGACGCGGCCCAGGGGGATATGCGACCATGATCAGGTCTGAATTGATCCAGAAGATTGCCGACGACAACCCGCATCTGTACCAGCGGGACGTAGAGCGCATCGTCAACACGATCTTCGAGGAAATCACCAATGCCATGGCCCGGGGTGACCGGGTCGAATTGCGGGGCTTCGGGGCCTTCTCGGTCAAGAAGCGTGACGCGCGGGTTGGCCGCAATCCCCGGACCGGGGATTCGGTCGAGGTCGAAGAAAAACACGTACCGTTCTTCAAGACCGGAAAACTGCTGCGCGACCGTCTGAACGGAAAGTAAGTCTAAAAGATGCGTTACATTCGCTATGCCTTTCTTGCGGCACTGGCCATCGTTCTGGTGACCTTGGCGCTGGCCAACCGGGAATCGGTTGTGTTGAACACCTTGCCCGAGGGCCTGCGCGGCTTTCCGGGGGCGGGGCTGGTTGATTTCTCGGTCCAGATGCCGCTGTTCCTGGTGATTTTCGGCGGCATCCTGGCCGGTCTGATGATCGGGTTCGTCTGGGAATGGTTCCGCGAGCACAAGCATCGCGCCGAAGCCACCCGCAAACAGGGCGAGGTTCGCAAGCTGGAGCGTGAGTTGAAAAAGACCCAGGCCGAGCGTGACAAGGACAAGGACGAGGTTCTTGCCCTGCTGGATCAGGCAAGCTGATCGCTGACCGGGGAGGGGGCGCTGCCCCCGTCGCCTTTGGCGACTCCCCCGGAGTATTTTGACCAAGAAGAAGCGAGACAGGGCGCGTGCAGGATATCCGTGTGAAGATTTGCGGGCTGACCTGCGCCGCCGATGTCGAGGTCGTGGCTGCGGCGGGCGCCGCCTATGGTGGTTTCGTGTTTTTCCCCAAAAGCCCGCGGAACGTGACGCCTGCGGTGGCGCGTGAGTTGGCGGTGCTGGCGCCTGTGGGGCTGGCCAAGGTGGCGCTGGTGGTGGATGCGTCGGATGCGCTTTTGGACGAGATCACCGCGCAGGTGCCTTTGGACATGTTGCAGTTGCACGGCAAGGAAAGCCCCGAGCGGGTGGCCGAGATCCGCACGCGCTATGGTCTGCCGGTGATGAAGGCGGTGGGTGTGGCGGACGAAGAGGATCTGCCGATGCTGGGCGTCTATGCACAGGTGGCCGACCAGTTGTTGATCGATGCCAAGCCGCCGCGCAATGCCGATTTGCCGGGGGGCAACGGGTTGGCCTTTGACTGGCGATTGGTGGCGGGCAAGCGTTGGGCCAAGCCCTGGATGCTGGCCGGGGGCCTGACCCCTGACAATGTGGCTACGGCGATTGCCATGACCGGGGCGCGTCAGGTTGACGTGTCCTCGGGGGTGGAAAGCGCGCCGGGGGTGAAGGACGCCGCCAGGATCGCCGCATTCGTGACAGCGGCCAAGGGCGCGCGGGTCGTGCCCAAGCTTTAGAGCAGGTCCAGCACCCGTTCCGGTGGGCGTCCGATCACCGCCTTGCCCCCGGTAAAGGCGATGGGGCGTTCGATCAGTTTCGGGGTTTGTGCCATGGCGCGCAGCAGCGTGGCATCGTCGTCGGTTTTCGACAGGCCCATGGCTTTGAAATCCGGTTCTTGCGGGCGCATCATGGCGATTGCGGACAGGCCCAGCGCCCTTTGCGCGGCCTTGAGGTCGTCCAGCGACGGGGCATCGTCAAGATACTTGCGGATCTCGACCGTGACACCTTGTTCCTGCAACAGGGCAAGTGCGGCCCGTGATTTCGAACAGCGGGGATTGTGCCACAGGATCATGTCCAGTCCTTTCGTCCGGTGCCGACGGCCTGCGCCACATTGGCAAAGCCGTCGCGGGCCAGCAGGGCGTCAAGACCGGTGGCGATGTCCTGCACAAGGCTGAGGCCGCCATAGACCAGCGCCGTATAGAGCTGCACGGCCGAGGCTCCGGCGCGGATCTTGTCGTAGGCTTGCTGGGCCGAGCCGACGCCGCCAACGCCGATCAGGGGCAGGGCGCCATCGGTCAACTGTGACAGGCGAGCGAGCGTACGGGTGGATTTTTCGAACAGGGGCTGGCCCGACAGGCCACCCATTTCGCCCGCATGACGGGATGTCAGTCCGTCGCGCGACAGGGTGGTGTTGGTGGCGATCACGCCCGCAACGCCCGAGGACAGGGCGACCTCGGCCACGTCGGCAAGGCCCTGTTCGTCCAGATCGGGGGCGATTTTCAGGAAAACGGGGACGGGGCGGGCCAGCGCGGCGCGCGCCTGCATGACGCCGGCAAGCAGGGCGGAAAGCGCCTCTTTCCCTTGCAGATCCCGCAGGCGTTCGGTGTTGGGCGAACTCACATTGACCGTGGCGAAATCGATATGCGCGCCGCAATGGGTCAGCACGCGGGCAAAATCGGCGGCGCGGTCATCGCTGTCCTTGTTGGCGCCCAGGTTAAGGCCCAGGACCATGCCGCGCGGGCGCTGCGCCAGACGCGCGCCGATGGCCTGCATGCCGTCGTTGTTGAAACCAAAGCGGTTGATCGCCGCCTGATCTTCGCGCAGCCGGAACAGGCGCGGTTTGGGGTTGCCGGGTTGCGGGCGCGGCGTTGCGGCGCCAACCTCGACAAAGCCGAAACCGGCGCGGGACAGGCCTGCCAGCGCCGTGGCGTTCTTGTCGAACCCGGCGGCAAGGCCGATAGGGTTGGGCAGGTCCAGCCCGGCAACCGAGCAGCGGAGCCGGTCAGAGGTAACGACACCCGGCGCCGGGGCCAGCCCGGCACGCAGGGCGGTCAGGGCCAGCCCATGGGCGCGCTCGGGGTCGCAGCCGCGCAGCAGCTTCAGCCCCGCCTGTTCGATCAGTCTCATGCAAAGCCTTCCGGGAAGTCGTGGCCACCGGGGCCCAGCGGCAGGGGCCGCGACCAGACCACCTGCGCATACCGCAAGGGGGCGTAGAGGTGCGGGAACAACTGGCCGCCGCGCGACGGCTCCCACGTGATGTCATCGCCCAGCGTGTCGGTGTCAAAGGCCAGCAGCTGCAGCCCCTCGACCCCGGCGAAATGCTTGGCCGCGGTTTCGCGCGCCTGCTGGTCGGTGGAAAAATGCACATAGCCATCGGCGATGTCGATTGGCGCTCCGGCGGTTTCCCCGCGGGATTGCAAAGCCGCCCATTCCTCGGCGCGAAGGATCTTGTAAATCAGCATGGCTGCTTGTTGCCTTGACGCGGGGCAGGGGTCAAGCGTCCGCGCGCAGACGGGCCAGTGTTGCGTCGAAATCCGCGCCTTTTGCGGTGGCCTCGATCAACCGGTGCAGGCCTTCGGCGCCGATCTCGCCTGCGATCGCCTCGACCATGCGGCCGGCGGCGCCATAGACTGCGGGCCAGCTGTCCTTGGTCACTACGCTCTTCCAGTCGCGCAGGCTGCGCGCCTGGGTGATCCATTCGGCATCGCGCGCCAGATCGGGGCGCAGATAGCGCGGGTCGGGCGACAGCCACACGGCAAGGCCTTCGTCGAACCAGCGCGGCATCCGGCTTTGGAGCCGCCCGGACAGGCCGACCCGGCGGTGCAGGCCGACATGCGCAAGCTCATGCCCGATCACGGCCGGGGTGATGCCGGCAGGTCCGATGATGACCAACCGGTCGCCATAGGCCAGTCCCAGGACGCCGATGCGCATGCGGTCGGCGCAGGGCTGGGCGGTGCACAGGATCATGCGGCCCGGCATGACGTCGCCGTGAAATGGCTCGATCCGGGCGCGGGCCTCGGCCAGGGCCATTCGCTGGGCCTCGGCGCTGCCCGGGGCGTCGCTGTAGACACCCGGGGCGATGCGCTGCAACCCGTTCAGTCCGGGCGCAAGCGCGTGCTGCGGCCCGGGCAGGGCGCAGGCCGCA contains these protein-coding regions:
- the rpsA gene encoding 30S ribosomal protein S1; this translates as MANATMEEFEALLNESLEMDTPDEGTVVKGKVIAIEAGQAIIDVGYKMEGRVDLKEFAEPGEAPKVAVGDEVEVYLRAAENARGEAVISREMARREEAWDRLEKAYADDARVEGAIFGRVKGGFTVDLGGAVAFLPGSQVDVRPVRDAGPLMGLKQPFQILKMDRRRGNIVVSRRAILEESRAEQRAEVIANLTEGQAVDGVVKNITEYGAFVDLGGVDGLLHVTDMAWRRVNHPSEILTIGETVKVQVIKINKDTHRISLGMKQLQEDPWDLVGAKYPLASVHKGRVTNITDYGAFVELEPGVEGLVHVSEMSWTKKNVHPGKIVSTSQEVDVMVLEIDGAKRRVSLGLKQTQRNPWEVFAETHPEGTQVEGEVKNITEFGLFIGLEGEIDGMVHLSDLSWDQRGEEAIQEYRKGDIVQAVVSEVDVEKERISLSIKALGGDKFADAVGGTKRGSIVTVEVTAIEDGGIEVEYEGMKSFIRRSDLSRDRAEQRPERFSVGDKVDVRVTNIDSKTRRLGLSIKAREIAEEKEAVEQYGSSASGASLGDILGAALKSGDE
- the ihfB gene encoding integration host factor subunit beta: MIRSELIQKIADDNPHLYQRDVERIVNTIFEEITNAMARGDRVELRGFGAFSVKKRDARVGRNPRTGDSVEVEEKHVPFFKTGKLLRDRLNGK
- a CDS encoding LapA family protein encodes the protein MRYIRYAFLAALAIVLVTLALANRESVVLNTLPEGLRGFPGAGLVDFSVQMPLFLVIFGGILAGLMIGFVWEWFREHKHRAEATRKQGEVRKLERELKKTQAERDKDKDEVLALLDQAS
- a CDS encoding phosphoribosylanthranilate isomerase codes for the protein MQDIRVKICGLTCAADVEVVAAAGAAYGGFVFFPKSPRNVTPAVARELAVLAPVGLAKVALVVDASDALLDEITAQVPLDMLQLHGKESPERVAEIRTRYGLPVMKAVGVADEEDLPMLGVYAQVADQLLIDAKPPRNADLPGGNGLAFDWRLVAGKRWAKPWMLAGGLTPDNVATAIAMTGARQVDVSSGVESAPGVKDAARIAAFVTAAKGARVVPKL
- the arsC gene encoding arsenate reductase (glutaredoxin) (This arsenate reductase requires both glutathione and glutaredoxin to convert arsenate to arsenite, after which the efflux transporter formed by ArsA and ArsB can extrude the arsenite from the cell, providing resistance.) translates to MILWHNPRCSKSRAALALLQEQGVTVEIRKYLDDAPSLDDLKAAQRALGLSAIAMMRPQEPDFKAMGLSKTDDDATLLRAMAQTPKLIERPIAFTGGKAVIGRPPERVLDLL
- a CDS encoding quinone-dependent dihydroorotate dehydrogenase; translated protein: MRLIEQAGLKLLRGCDPERAHGLALTALRAGLAPAPGVVTSDRLRCSVAGLDLPNPIGLAAGFDKNATALAGLSRAGFGFVEVGAATPRPQPGNPKPRLFRLREDQAAINRFGFNNDGMQAIGARLAQRPRGMVLGLNLGANKDSDDRAADFARVLTHCGAHIDFATVNVSSPNTERLRDLQGKEALSALLAGVMQARAALARPVPVFLKIAPDLDEQGLADVAEVALSSGVAGVIATNTTLSRDGLTSRHAGEMGGLSGQPLFEKSTRTLARLSQLTDGALPLIGVGGVGSAQQAYDKIRAGASAVQLYTALVYGGLSLVQDIATGLDALLARDGFANVAQAVGTGRKDWT
- a CDS encoding DUF952 domain-containing protein; protein product: MLIYKILRAEEWAALQSRGETAGAPIDIADGYVHFSTDQQARETAAKHFAGVEGLQLLAFDTDTLGDDITWEPSRGGQLFPHLYAPLRYAQVVWSRPLPLGPGGHDFPEGFA